The Brevibacillus brevis genome contains a region encoding:
- the ytaF gene encoding sporulation membrane protein YtaF, with protein sequence MSGWLALLLVSLAISMDSVSVGLTYGLRNMRMPFLSLVVVSGCSFAVVYGVMLVGSSLTEWLTPEIGKYIGAAVLILMGLFTLWRLIATRSGTEAQESTAASSNAVVAEEKQEEQEPIVLLSQFRIFGVMIQILKDPSKADADRSGHIMGWEAVMLGLALSLDAFGAGISLTFLGYSPLLVALCIAVMSALLLVIGIALGRRAGKARWLTRLTWLPPILLICIGVAKSLK encoded by the coding sequence ATGAGCGGATGGCTCGCACTCCTGCTCGTTTCCCTGGCCATCAGCATGGACAGTGTCAGTGTAGGATTGACCTATGGTTTACGGAACATGAGAATGCCCTTTTTGTCGCTCGTCGTCGTTTCCGGTTGTTCATTTGCTGTTGTCTATGGTGTCATGCTCGTAGGCTCATCCCTTACCGAATGGTTAACCCCCGAGATCGGCAAGTATATTGGAGCCGCGGTCTTAATCCTCATGGGTTTGTTTACACTGTGGCGGCTCATTGCGACACGGTCGGGGACAGAGGCTCAGGAGTCTACTGCTGCGAGCAGCAACGCTGTTGTAGCCGAAGAAAAACAGGAAGAGCAGGAACCCATCGTATTATTGTCGCAGTTCCGCATTTTTGGTGTCATGATTCAGATTTTAAAAGATCCCTCCAAAGCCGACGCTGATCGCTCTGGGCATATAATGGGCTGGGAGGCCGTCATGTTGGGGCTTGCTCTGTCTTTGGATGCTTTCGGCGCAGGCATCAGCCTTACGTTTTTGGGATACTCGCCACTGCTCGTCGCTCTCTGTATTGCGGTAATGAGTGCCTTGCTTCTTGTGATAGGAATTGCCCTCGGCAGGCGCGCCGGAAAAGCCAGATGGCTGACGCGACTCACCTGGCTGCCGCCGATTTTGTTGATTTGCATTGGAGTAGCCAAAAGCTTGAAATAA
- a CDS encoding DUF4179 domain-containing protein — MKCFMFNQLKLYVNDELAPAESKGLEQHVENCPQCQKHLQEWVEGMQEEDFSDIPEAPVPDAFTDEVMDKLSDAVPPRSTRKRSSLTRRQRGWDIVKKTGLVVAGLTALVVTGTVVSPTFANYVNSLFQIEKDADSGMKNAVHKGLVQKLEQKATDQGITVELKELLADSMRIAVIYDVYDESGKKIEDHVLNARLMDQNGKDWFEDDGGDGYGSYGEFFITERYLNEIFKSPDATPDQLTLHLEQTEIAGKTGKWSLEIPIDMKKAKEATKTVVFQNTAFQSPQGLGIELKNIEFSPSATRIMLDTISPKSAYLEVERTSILYDRKNPRGGHVTEKERDSAFSGENMMYEITNEKGEVVVAWDMKSLDDALDKKKNVLFTPRTEEEPEEGPEGDVLNWWHTFSPIQGEQKLKLELQKIYEKKLASPKFDLVPTELDKKGATFKDETTGSTFTFSSYEWKPGNGEDLGEAVMTIEGTLGKGIVENHDWFVKDENGKAYSASVSTESTRDKDGRVQIKGEISIPLLKKEPKKLTVSYSTYMVEHDVKWEVPFEIK, encoded by the coding sequence ATGAAATGCTTCATGTTTAATCAATTGAAGCTATACGTAAACGATGAGCTTGCCCCTGCCGAGAGCAAAGGATTGGAGCAACATGTGGAAAATTGTCCACAATGCCAGAAGCACCTGCAAGAGTGGGTAGAAGGCATGCAGGAAGAGGATTTTTCCGACATTCCGGAGGCTCCTGTACCCGATGCGTTTACAGATGAGGTCATGGATAAGCTGTCTGATGCAGTTCCTCCACGTTCTACGCGCAAGCGCTCCTCCCTAACCAGAAGACAAAGGGGTTGGGATATTGTGAAGAAGACAGGATTGGTAGTAGCAGGACTTACGGCGTTGGTGGTGACTGGAACGGTTGTATCACCTACGTTTGCGAATTATGTGAATAGCTTGTTCCAGATTGAAAAGGATGCGGATAGCGGTATGAAAAACGCCGTCCATAAAGGCCTTGTCCAAAAGCTGGAGCAAAAGGCAACCGATCAAGGAATTACTGTCGAGTTAAAAGAGCTGTTGGCTGACTCGATGAGGATCGCAGTCATCTATGATGTGTACGACGAGAGCGGCAAGAAGATTGAAGATCATGTTTTGAATGCGAGACTGATGGATCAGAACGGAAAAGATTGGTTCGAGGATGATGGAGGAGATGGTTATGGAAGTTATGGAGAGTTTTTCATCACAGAGCGATATTTGAACGAAATCTTCAAATCACCTGATGCGACTCCTGACCAACTGACCTTACATTTAGAACAGACAGAAATCGCAGGTAAGACCGGAAAATGGTCATTGGAAATTCCGATCGATATGAAGAAAGCCAAGGAAGCGACAAAAACGGTTGTCTTCCAGAATACGGCTTTTCAATCGCCACAAGGTCTAGGGATTGAATTGAAAAATATCGAATTTTCCCCAAGTGCGACACGGATCATGCTGGATACTATTTCTCCAAAATCAGCTTATTTGGAGGTTGAACGAACGTCGATCCTGTACGATCGGAAAAATCCGCGAGGCGGCCATGTCACAGAAAAAGAGCGTGATTCTGCTTTTTCGGGAGAGAATATGATGTACGAAATCACCAATGAAAAAGGGGAAGTGGTAGTAGCTTGGGATATGAAATCATTGGATGATGCACTTGATAAAAAGAAGAATGTTCTTTTCACACCAAGAACAGAAGAAGAACCGGAAGAAGGACCAGAGGGCGATGTTTTGAATTGGTGGCATACATTTAGCCCGATACAGGGCGAACAAAAATTAAAGCTTGAGCTTCAGAAGATTTATGAGAAAAAACTGGCTTCGCCTAAATTTGATCTGGTTCCAACAGAACTAGACAAGAAAGGTGCGACTTTCAAGGATGAGACAACAGGCAGTACCTTTACATTCTCTTCTTATGAATGGAAGCCAGGTAACGGCGAAGATCTAGGTGAGGCCGTAATGACCATAGAGGGTACATTAGGAAAAGGTATAGTCGAGAACCACGATTGGTTTGTAAAGGATGAAAATGGGAAGGCTTACTCTGCGTCAGTGAGTACGGAAAGCACCAGAGACAAGGACGGACGGGTACAGATCAAAGGTGAGATCTCGATTCCGCTCTTGAAGAAAGAACCGAAAAAGCTCACGGTATCCTATTCTACCTATATGGTGGAGCATGACGTGAAGTGGGAAGTACCTTTTGAAATCAAATAG
- a CDS encoding RNA polymerase sigma factor, which translates to MPDDQELIEQILAGDHEQYRQIVDRYKGKIVGYLYRMIGNMPDAQDLAQDVFIKTFYRLHDYRPEYRFSSWLYRIASNHCFDEMRKRKRTEQVEIDEEQLVDLDTPETTLLKKERDAELQRSIMLLDEEYREVFVLFYLQRLSYREISELLSYSESSVQMRLFRARKKMKDSLTKTMGGGAIYEMLHV; encoded by the coding sequence ATGCCGGACGATCAGGAACTAATCGAGCAAATCCTGGCTGGCGATCATGAGCAGTACAGACAAATTGTCGACAGATACAAGGGCAAGATCGTCGGCTATTTGTACAGGATGATCGGCAACATGCCAGACGCACAGGATTTGGCTCAAGACGTGTTTATCAAAACCTTTTATCGTTTGCACGACTATCGGCCTGAGTACAGGTTTTCTTCATGGCTGTATCGAATTGCGAGCAATCATTGTTTCGATGAAATGCGAAAACGCAAACGGACAGAGCAGGTAGAAATCGATGAGGAGCAGCTGGTTGACCTAGACACGCCAGAGACGACTTTATTGAAAAAGGAACGGGACGCAGAGCTGCAACGCAGCATCATGCTGCTGGATGAAGAGTATCGCGAGGTATTCGTCCTGTTTTACCTACAGCGACTGTCGTATCGGGAAATCAGCGAGCTACTGTCCTACTCGGAGAGCTCCGTTCAGATGCGATTATTCCGCGCCCGCAAAAAGATGAAGGACAGCCTGACGAAAACGATGGGAGGGGGAGCTATTTATGAAATGCTTCATGTTTAA
- a CDS encoding DUF4179 domain-containing protein translates to MTCFMFNQWKLYANGELPPAESKGLEQHAVECPQCQIKLQEWVDHMLEEEFSAYPEVPVPDTFTDEVMGKLFETVPVRTARKHSSRTRRQRGWDIVKKTGLVVAGLTALVVTGTVVSPTFANYVNSLFQIEKDADSGMKNAVNKGLVQKLEQKVTDQGITFEAKELMADSMRIAIIFDMYDQNGKQIEDHSMKLQLIDSNGKDWLAEDGREESGSSHGQFFITELSLNDIFESAEATPDQLTLKIVPTDIEGKTGKWELEIPVDMKKAKEATKTVAFKDAVYQSPQGLELKLKQIEFSPSATRVMLDSTVPKSAYVEFERAVLMYDKDHPEGVHITNKKVEPTLSGGDIAYEITNEKGEVVAARDMFVLDKGIAKKKNVLYVSGLSSKQEGDITKWWHTFGPLQGEQKLKFQLQKVYENKLASPKFDLIPEDLNKKAATFKDETGSSFTFSSFSWTPASGEEKGKAVITVEGTLGKDVVSIKYWYVKDENGKIYYATLRPESTRDKDGRVLVKGELVIPKLEQAPKKLTISYPEYTVEHDVNWEVPIEIK, encoded by the coding sequence ATGACATGCTTCATGTTTAATCAATGGAAGCTCTATGCAAATGGCGAGCTCCCCCCTGCCGAAAGCAAAGGACTGGAGCAGCATGCAGTAGAATGCCCACAATGTCAAATCAAGCTGCAAGAGTGGGTCGATCACATGCTGGAAGAGGAATTCTCCGCCTATCCGGAAGTTCCTGTACCCGATACGTTTACGGATGAGGTCATGGGTAAACTGTTCGAAACAGTTCCCGTACGCACTGCACGGAAGCACTCCTCCCGAACCAGAAGACAAAGGGGCTGGGATATTGTGAAGAAGACAGGATTGGTAGTAGCAGGACTTACCGCGTTGGTAGTGACAGGAACGGTTGTATCACCGACGTTTGCGAATTATGTGAATAGCTTGTTCCAGATTGAGAAGGATGCGGATAGCGGCATGAAAAATGCTGTTAATAAAGGCCTTGTCCAAAAGCTGGAGCAGAAGGTAACCGATCAAGGGATTACTTTCGAAGCAAAAGAGTTGATGGCTGACTCGATGAGGATTGCAATTATCTTTGATATGTACGACCAGAATGGCAAACAGATAGAAGACCACTCTATGAAGCTTCAGTTAATTGATTCGAACGGAAAAGATTGGTTGGCAGAGGATGGAAGAGAAGAGTCTGGGAGTAGTCATGGGCAGTTTTTCATCACTGAGCTGAGCTTGAACGATATTTTCGAATCGGCGGAGGCTACTCCTGACCAACTGACCTTGAAAATCGTACCAACAGACATCGAAGGCAAGACAGGGAAGTGGGAATTGGAAATTCCGGTCGATATGAAGAAAGCGAAAGAAGCGACCAAAACGGTTGCGTTCAAAGACGCCGTGTATCAATCACCACAAGGGCTTGAGCTTAAACTGAAACAAATCGAATTTTCCCCAAGTGCGACACGGGTTATGCTGGATTCAACGGTTCCAAAATCAGCTTACGTAGAGTTTGAACGGGCAGTGCTCATGTATGATAAGGATCATCCGGAAGGAGTCCACATCACAAACAAAAAAGTCGAACCTACTCTATCAGGAGGTGATATCGCGTACGAAATTACCAACGAGAAAGGTGAGGTCGTGGCAGCTCGGGATATGTTTGTATTAGATAAAGGAATCGCGAAAAAGAAGAATGTTCTTTACGTCTCTGGACTGTCCAGTAAACAAGAAGGAGATATCACGAAGTGGTGGCATACATTTGGCCCGCTACAGGGTGAACAAAAGTTAAAGTTTCAGCTCCAAAAAGTTTATGAGAACAAACTGGCTTCTCCCAAATTCGACCTCATTCCAGAAGACTTAAACAAGAAGGCAGCGACTTTCAAGGATGAGACAGGCAGTTCGTTTACATTCTCCTCTTTTTCGTGGACACCTGCTAGCGGGGAGGAAAAAGGTAAGGCTGTGATAACTGTAGAGGGTACACTAGGAAAAGACGTGGTCTCCATCAAATATTGGTATGTAAAAGATGAAAACGGGAAGATTTACTATGCGACATTGAGACCAGAAAGCACTAGAGACAAAGATGGACGCGTACTGGTCAAAGGCGAGCTGGTCATTCCGAAATTGGAGCAAGCACCGAAAAAGCTTACGATTTCCTATCCTGAATATACGGTGGAGCACGACGTAAATTGGGAAGTACCGATTGAAATCAAGTAG
- a CDS encoding RNA polymerase sigma factor, with protein sequence MPDDRELIEQILAGNHQLYSQIIDRYKGKIVTYLYKMIGNMPDAQDLAQDVFTKTFYLLKDYRPEHKFSSWLYRIASNHCLDEIRRRKRTEQTAIVEEQIVDPETPETTLLKKERDAQLERSIMLLDEEYREVFVLHYLKRLSYREISERLSLTESAVQMRLFRARKEMKKSLMKTMGGGDIYDMLHV encoded by the coding sequence ATGCCGGACGATCGGGAATTGATCGAGCAAATCCTGGCTGGCAATCATCAGCTGTACAGTCAGATTATCGACAGGTACAAGGGCAAGATCGTTACTTACTTGTACAAAATGATCGGTAACATGCCTGACGCACAGGATTTGGCTCAAGACGTGTTTACCAAAACCTTTTACCTATTGAAAGACTATCGGCCTGAGCACAAGTTTTCTTCATGGCTGTATCGAATCGCGAGCAATCATTGTCTCGATGAAATACGAAGACGCAAAAGGACAGAGCAGACAGCAATTGTGGAGGAACAGATCGTTGATCCAGAGACACCAGAAACCACTCTGTTAAAAAAGGAGCGAGACGCCCAGCTGGAGCGCAGTATCATGCTGCTGGATGAGGAGTATCGCGAGGTGTTCGTTCTGCATTACTTGAAGCGTCTGTCGTATCGGGAAATCAGCGAGCGACTGTCTCTTACGGAGAGCGCTGTTCAAATGCGCTTGTTCCGTGCTCGTAAAGAGATGAAGAAAAGCCTGATGAAAACAATGGGAGGGGGAGATATTTATGACATGCTTCATGTTTAA
- a CDS encoding DUF4179 domain-containing protein, with amino-acid sequence MKKLALCVAALAVVVSTGILVSPSFFTSSPAAVVNAAPSVNTSLFVSQKAGDPGILQAAQNGFAQPLDLKVTDQGFTLEAKEVLADPLRISIIAGVKDKDGKATDVYWDNFHAPTHEYQEITIKDKAGKVLHSSSPNQVSWKTNQIGDYILFEHELRSYFDDGNKLPDELVVEFHMKKMGSTKGNWQLSVPVNLKKAKAATKTVAVNQSYTSPQGFQFDLREITFAPSGTEVVIDSNNKDFSYQLVNEKGVVLGAWDSAVAIHDESIQKNVINTMKWRESAPVEKGLRQFHYFHDLKESNGLTFKLHAVYTEEEPGFSVKLDPASVGAKQVTAEKNGTRFTFHKVSKGSGEDRYNIEFEGTLAEGVVGIFPFDTWYVTDEKGKKYSAVYHVEESANQNGRMKVSGNLEIKEMKSLPKQMTITFDSMLKEHRDVSLAVPLLTGK; translated from the coding sequence ATGAAAAAGCTGGCATTATGTGTGGCAGCATTGGCAGTCGTTGTATCAACGGGAATCCTCGTGTCCCCGTCGTTTTTCACAAGTAGTCCGGCAGCAGTGGTGAATGCAGCACCGTCTGTGAACACTAGCTTGTTTGTCTCGCAAAAGGCTGGAGATCCTGGAATTTTGCAAGCCGCTCAAAATGGATTTGCCCAGCCGCTTGATCTGAAAGTGACCGATCAAGGCTTTACCTTGGAAGCAAAAGAGGTTCTGGCAGACCCGCTGCGCATCAGTATTATCGCCGGGGTAAAAGACAAAGACGGCAAGGCAACAGATGTGTATTGGGATAATTTCCACGCCCCCACCCATGAATATCAAGAAATCACGATCAAGGATAAAGCGGGCAAGGTTTTACATAGCTCATCCCCCAATCAAGTGTCGTGGAAAACAAACCAGATAGGCGATTACATCCTGTTTGAACACGAGCTCAGAAGCTATTTTGACGATGGGAACAAGCTGCCGGACGAGCTGGTCGTAGAGTTCCACATGAAAAAGATGGGCAGTACCAAAGGCAACTGGCAGCTGTCGGTACCCGTGAACTTGAAAAAAGCAAAAGCTGCGACGAAAACAGTGGCTGTCAATCAGTCCTATACCTCTCCCCAAGGATTTCAGTTCGATTTGCGAGAGATTACCTTTGCACCGAGTGGAACAGAAGTGGTGATTGATTCGAATAACAAGGACTTCAGCTATCAGCTTGTCAATGAAAAGGGAGTCGTCCTTGGCGCATGGGACTCTGCAGTCGCTATCCATGATGAGAGCATTCAGAAAAACGTAATCAATACGATGAAATGGCGCGAGTCTGCTCCAGTGGAAAAAGGGCTGCGACAATTTCATTACTTCCACGACCTGAAAGAATCGAATGGTCTAACCTTTAAGCTGCATGCTGTTTATACAGAGGAAGAGCCAGGATTCAGCGTAAAACTGGACCCTGCCAGTGTGGGAGCAAAGCAAGTTACAGCAGAAAAGAATGGGACTCGCTTCACGTTTCACAAAGTATCTAAGGGCAGCGGAGAGGATCGCTACAACATCGAGTTTGAGGGGACGCTAGCGGAAGGAGTTGTGGGAATCTTCCCGTTTGATACATGGTACGTGACGGACGAAAAGGGCAAAAAGTACAGTGCGGTATACCATGTCGAGGAATCCGCCAATCAAAATGGACGGATGAAAGTAAGCGGGAATTTGGAAATCAAGGAGATGAAATCCTTGCCGAAGCAAATGACGATCACCTTTGACAGTATGTTGAAGGAGCATCGCGATGTGAGCTTAGCGGTACCTCTTTTGACAGGAAAATAA